The proteins below come from a single Streptomyces sp. SCSIO 75703 genomic window:
- the cimA gene encoding citramalate synthase, whose translation MTASNELDDSFHVFDTTLRDGAQREGINLTVADKLAIARHLDDFGVGFIEGGWPGANPRDTEFFARAQEEIDFRHARLVAFGATRRPGATAAEDPQVNALLASGAQVITLVAKSHDRHVELALRTTLDENLEMVRDTVAHLTAQGRRVFVDCEHFFDGYRANPEYAKAVVRTAAEAGADVVILCDTNGGMLPAQIQAVVATVLADTGARLGVHAQDDTGCAVANTLAAVDAGATHVQCTANGYGERVGNANLFPVVAALELKYGKKVLPEGRLREMTRISHAIAEVVNLAPSTHQPYVGLSAFAHKAGLHASAIKVDPDLYQHIDPEEVGNTMRMLVSDMAGRASIELKGKELGIDLGGDRELVGRVVERVKERELQGYTYEAADASFELLLRAEVEGGPLKYFDVESWRAIAEDRPDGTHANEATVKLWAKGERIVATAEGNGPVNALDRALRVALEKIYPELAKLGLVDYKVRILEGRHGTHSTTRVLISTADGRGEWSTVGVADNVIAASWQALEDAYTYGLLRAGVAPAR comes from the coding sequence ATGACCGCATCCAACGAGCTCGACGACTCGTTCCACGTCTTCGACACCACCCTGCGCGACGGCGCGCAGCGGGAGGGCATCAACCTCACCGTCGCGGACAAGCTGGCCATCGCACGGCACCTGGACGATTTCGGCGTCGGCTTCATCGAGGGCGGCTGGCCGGGCGCCAACCCCCGCGACACCGAGTTCTTCGCCCGCGCCCAGGAGGAGATCGACTTCCGGCACGCCCGGCTCGTCGCCTTCGGCGCCACCCGCCGGCCCGGCGCGACCGCCGCCGAGGACCCGCAGGTCAACGCGCTCCTCGCCTCCGGGGCCCAGGTCATCACCCTGGTCGCCAAGTCCCACGACCGGCACGTCGAACTGGCCCTGCGCACCACCCTCGACGAGAACCTGGAGATGGTCCGCGACACCGTCGCCCACCTGACCGCGCAGGGCCGCCGGGTCTTCGTCGACTGCGAGCACTTCTTCGACGGCTACCGCGCCAACCCCGAGTACGCCAAGGCCGTCGTGCGCACCGCCGCGGAGGCGGGCGCCGACGTGGTCATCCTCTGTGACACCAACGGCGGCATGCTCCCCGCCCAGATCCAGGCCGTCGTCGCCACCGTCCTCGCCGACACCGGCGCCCGGCTCGGCGTCCACGCCCAGGACGACACCGGCTGCGCCGTGGCCAACACCCTGGCCGCGGTCGACGCGGGCGCCACCCACGTCCAGTGCACCGCCAACGGCTACGGCGAGCGCGTCGGCAACGCCAACCTGTTCCCGGTGGTCGCCGCCCTGGAGCTGAAGTACGGCAAGAAGGTCCTCCCCGAGGGCCGACTGCGCGAGATGACCCGCATCTCGCACGCCATCGCCGAGGTGGTCAACCTGGCCCCCTCCACCCACCAGCCCTACGTCGGCCTCTCCGCCTTCGCGCACAAGGCCGGACTCCACGCCTCCGCCATCAAGGTCGACCCCGACCTGTACCAGCACATCGACCCCGAAGAGGTCGGCAACACCATGCGGATGCTGGTCTCCGACATGGCCGGCCGCGCCTCGATCGAGCTGAAGGGCAAGGAACTCGGCATCGACCTCGGCGGCGACCGCGAACTGGTCGGCCGGGTCGTCGAGCGCGTCAAGGAACGCGAACTGCAGGGCTACACCTACGAGGCCGCCGACGCCTCCTTCGAACTGCTGCTGCGCGCCGAGGTCGAGGGCGGCCCGCTGAAGTACTTCGACGTCGAGTCCTGGCGCGCGATCGCCGAGGACCGCCCCGACGGCACCCACGCCAACGAGGCCACGGTCAAGCTCTGGGCCAAGGGCGAGCGCATCGTCGCCACCGCCGAGGGCAACGGCCCGGTCAACGCCCTGGACCGGGCGCTGCGGGTGGCGCTGGAGAAGATCTACCCCGAGCTGGCCAAGCTGGGCCTGGTGGACTACAAGGTCCGCATCCTGGAGGGCAGGCACGGCACCCACTCCACGACCCGGGTGCTCATCTCCACGGCCGACGGCAGGGGGGAGTGGTCCACGGTCGGCGTCGCCGACAACGTCATCGCCGCCTCCTGGCAGGCCCTGGAGGACGCCTACACCTACGGCCTGCTCCGCGCGGGGGTCGCACCGGCCCGCTGA
- a CDS encoding branched-chain amino acid aminotransferase translates to MTTPTIELKPSASPLSAAEREAILADPGFGRHFTDHMVTVKWTEGRGWHDGRLVPYAPLSLDPATMVLHYAQEIFEGLKAYRRPDGSVATFRPEKNARRFQASARRLGMPELPVETFVEACDALVRQDQGWVPAHGGEESLYLRPFMIATEVGLGVKPANEYLFLVIASPAGAYFPGGVKPVSIWVSEDRVRAVPGGMGDAKTGGNYAASLLAQAEAAAKGCDQVCYLDAVEHRWVEELGGMNLYFVYGDRIVTPSLTGSILEGVTRDSLLTVARDLGYQAEEGRVSVEQWQRDAENGTLTEVFACGTAAVITPVGTVKRAGAEWQQSGGEPGEVTQRLRRTLLDIQRGTAPDTHGWMHTLA, encoded by the coding sequence ATGACGACGCCCACGATCGAGCTCAAGCCCTCCGCCAGCCCGCTCTCCGCCGCCGAGCGGGAGGCGATCCTGGCCGACCCCGGGTTCGGCCGCCACTTCACCGATCACATGGTGACGGTCAAGTGGACCGAGGGCCGGGGCTGGCACGACGGCCGGCTCGTCCCCTACGCGCCGCTCTCCCTCGACCCGGCCACCATGGTCCTGCACTACGCGCAGGAGATCTTCGAGGGACTGAAGGCGTACCGCCGCCCCGACGGCTCGGTCGCCACCTTCCGCCCCGAGAAGAACGCCCGGCGCTTCCAGGCGTCCGCCCGCCGGCTCGGCATGCCCGAACTCCCGGTGGAGACCTTCGTCGAGGCGTGCGACGCGCTGGTCCGCCAGGACCAGGGCTGGGTCCCGGCGCACGGCGGCGAGGAATCCCTCTACCTGCGTCCGTTCATGATCGCCACCGAGGTCGGGCTCGGCGTCAAGCCGGCCAACGAGTACCTCTTCCTGGTCATCGCCTCCCCGGCCGGCGCCTACTTCCCCGGCGGCGTGAAGCCCGTCTCCATCTGGGTCTCCGAGGACCGCGTCCGCGCCGTCCCCGGCGGCATGGGCGACGCCAAGACCGGCGGCAACTACGCCGCCTCCCTGCTCGCGCAGGCCGAGGCCGCCGCCAAGGGCTGCGACCAGGTCTGCTACCTCGACGCGGTCGAGCACCGCTGGGTCGAGGAGCTGGGCGGCATGAACCTGTACTTCGTCTACGGCGACCGCATCGTCACCCCCTCCCTCACCGGCTCCATCCTGGAGGGCGTCACCCGCGACTCGCTGCTGACCGTCGCCCGTGACCTCGGCTACCAGGCGGAGGAGGGCCGCGTCTCGGTCGAGCAGTGGCAGCGTGACGCCGAGAACGGCACCCTGACCGAGGTCTTCGCCTGCGGCACCGCGGCCGTGATCACCCCGGTCGGCACCGTCAAGCGGGCCGGCGCCGAGTGGCAGCAGAGCGGCGGCGAGCCTGGCGAGGTCACCCAGCGGCTGCGCCGGACCCTGCTCGACATCCAGCGCGGCACCGCCCCGGACACCCACGGCTGGATGCACACGCTCGCCTGA
- the pruA gene encoding L-glutamate gamma-semialdehyde dehydrogenase: MDAVTQVPTPVNEPVHGYAPGSPERARLEAKLKELADNPVELPCTIGGEKRMGGGDRFDVVQPHNHKARLGTYANATRQDAQDAVDAALAAAPAWRAMSFDDRAAIILRAAELLAGPWRETIAASTMLGQSKTAQQAEIDSPCELVDFWRFNVHYARGILAEQPPANSPGVWNRLDHRPLEGFVYAITPFNFTAIAANLPTAPALMGNVVVWKPSPTQTHAAVLLMELLEEAGLPKGVINLVTGDGIEVSEVALHHRDLAGIHFTGSTKTFQYLWKTVGNNIEKYRAYPRLVGETGGKDFLVAHPSADRAVLKTALTRGAFEYQGQKCSATSRAYIPASIWNDGFKEEFAAEVDYLTMGDVTDLANFMGAVIDERAFAKNKAAIDRAKQDPTCTIVAGGSYDDTVGYFVRPTVVECTDPENEVFTTEYFGPILAVHVYEDERYDEMLTQMESASDYALTGSVVSADRAATAYTMEKLRFAAGNFYINDKSTGAVVGQQPFGGGRASGTNDKAGAPQNLMRWTLTRAIKETLVAPTDYTYPHMG, from the coding sequence ATGGACGCTGTGACCCAGGTCCCCACCCCCGTCAACGAGCCGGTGCACGGCTACGCCCCCGGCTCGCCCGAGCGCGCCCGGCTGGAGGCCAAGCTCAAGGAGCTGGCCGACAACCCCGTCGAGCTGCCCTGCACCATCGGCGGCGAGAAGCGGATGGGCGGCGGCGACCGCTTCGACGTGGTGCAGCCGCACAACCACAAGGCACGCCTGGGCACCTACGCCAACGCCACCCGGCAGGACGCCCAGGACGCGGTCGACGCCGCCCTGGCCGCCGCCCCCGCCTGGCGCGCGATGTCCTTCGACGACCGCGCGGCGATCATCCTGCGCGCCGCCGAGCTGCTGGCCGGCCCCTGGCGCGAGACCATCGCCGCCTCCACCATGCTCGGCCAGTCCAAGACCGCCCAGCAGGCCGAGATCGACAGCCCCTGCGAGCTGGTCGACTTCTGGCGCTTCAACGTCCACTACGCCCGCGGCATCCTGGCCGAGCAGCCCCCGGCCAACTCGCCGGGCGTGTGGAACCGCCTGGACCACCGTCCGCTGGAGGGCTTCGTCTACGCGATCACGCCCTTCAACTTCACGGCGATCGCCGCCAACCTGCCCACCGCCCCCGCCCTGATGGGCAACGTGGTGGTCTGGAAGCCCTCCCCGACGCAGACCCACGCCGCCGTGCTGCTGATGGAGCTGCTGGAGGAGGCCGGGCTGCCCAAGGGCGTCATCAACCTGGTCACCGGCGACGGCATCGAGGTCTCCGAGGTCGCCCTCCACCACCGCGACCTGGCCGGCATCCACTTCACCGGCTCGACCAAGACCTTCCAGTACCTGTGGAAGACGGTCGGCAACAACATCGAGAAGTACCGTGCCTACCCGCGCCTGGTCGGCGAGACCGGTGGCAAGGACTTCCTGGTCGCCCACCCGAGCGCCGACCGCGCCGTGCTGAAGACCGCCCTGACCCGCGGTGCCTTCGAGTACCAGGGCCAGAAGTGCAGCGCCACCTCGCGCGCCTACATCCCGGCGTCGATCTGGAACGACGGCTTCAAGGAGGAGTTCGCCGCCGAGGTCGACTACCTCACCATGGGCGACGTCACCGACCTGGCCAACTTCATGGGCGCCGTCATCGACGAGCGCGCCTTCGCCAAGAACAAGGCCGCCATCGACCGCGCCAAGCAGGACCCGACCTGCACGATCGTCGCCGGCGGCAGCTACGACGACACGGTCGGCTACTTCGTCCGCCCGACCGTCGTCGAGTGCACCGACCCGGAGAACGAGGTCTTCACCACCGAGTACTTCGGCCCGATCCTCGCCGTGCACGTCTACGAGGACGAGCGCTACGACGAGATGCTGACCCAGATGGAGTCGGCCTCCGACTACGCGCTCACCGGCTCGGTCGTCTCCGCGGACCGCGCGGCGACCGCGTACACGATGGAGAAGCTGCGCTTCGCGGCCGGCAACTTCTACATCAACGACAAGTCGACCGGTGCCGTGGTCGGCCAGCAGCCCTTCGGCGGCGGCCGTGCCTCCGGCACCAACGACAAGGCCGGCGCCCCGCAGAACCTGATGCGCTGGACGCTGACCCGCGCCATCAAGGAGACGCTGGTCGCGCCGACCGACTACACCTACCCGCACATGGGCTGA
- a CDS encoding ATP/GTP-binding protein encodes MDFASSSGGPSRSTTSAKIVVAGGFGVGKTTFVGAVSEINPLRTEAVMTSASAGIDDLTHTGDKTTTTVAMDFGRITLDQDLILYLFGTPGQDRFWFMWDDLVRGAIGAVVLVDTRRLADCFPAVDYFENSGLPFVIALNGFDGQQPYNPDEVREALQIGPDTPIITTDARHRADAKSTLITLVEHALMARLR; translated from the coding sequence GTGGACTTCGCAAGCTCTAGCGGCGGTCCTTCCCGCTCCACCACCTCCGCGAAGATCGTGGTGGCGGGCGGCTTCGGCGTGGGCAAGACCACGTTCGTCGGCGCCGTCTCGGAGATCAACCCGCTGCGCACAGAGGCCGTGATGACTTCCGCTTCGGCGGGCATCGACGACCTCACCCACACGGGGGACAAGACGACCACGACGGTCGCCATGGACTTCGGCCGCATCACGCTCGACCAGGACCTGATCCTCTACCTCTTCGGCACCCCGGGCCAGGACCGCTTCTGGTTCATGTGGGACGACCTGGTCCGCGGCGCCATCGGCGCCGTGGTCCTCGTCGACACGAGGAGGCTCGCCGACTGCTTCCCCGCGGTCGACTACTTCGAGAACTCCGGCCTGCCCTTCGTCATCGCGCTCAACGGCTTCGACGGCCAGCAGCCGTACAACCCCGACGAGGTGCGCGAGGCCCTGCAGATCGGTCCGGACACCCCGATCATCACGACGGACGCCCGGCATCGCGCCGACGCCAAGTCGACGCTGATCACCCTGGTGGAGCACGCGCTCATGGCGCGGCTGCGGTAA
- a CDS encoding DUF742 domain-containing protein, with product MATPPGGPSSGNWSYGPAQGQGDGPASPYDFPSPPDHRQPYAPQGPGPSPYDQPHAPRIQPVQPQRRAPEPAPAGAAHNPLVRPYAMTGGRTRPRYQLAIEALVHTTAQPHQMQGQLPEHQRICNLCREIKSVAEISALLTIPLGVARILVADLAEAGLVAIHQPGGDENAGGQPDVTLLERVLSGLRKL from the coding sequence ACCCCCAGGCGGTCCTTCGTCGGGCAACTGGTCCTACGGCCCTGCCCAGGGCCAGGGAGACGGTCCGGCGAGCCCGTACGACTTCCCCTCCCCGCCGGACCACCGGCAGCCGTACGCGCCACAGGGCCCCGGCCCCTCGCCGTATGACCAGCCGCACGCCCCGCGCATCCAGCCGGTGCAACCGCAGCGCCGCGCTCCCGAGCCGGCGCCCGCGGGGGCGGCACACAACCCCCTGGTGCGCCCGTACGCCATGACGGGCGGACGCACCAGGCCCCGGTACCAGCTCGCCATCGAGGCGCTGGTGCACACCACCGCGCAGCCGCACCAGATGCAGGGCCAGCTGCCCGAGCATCAGCGCATCTGCAACCTCTGCCGGGAGATCAAGTCGGTGGCCGAGATCTCGGCCCTGCTCACGATCCCCCTCGGCGTGGCCAGGATCCTCGTCGCCGACTTGGCGGAGGCGGGACTGGTCGCCATTCATCAGCCCGGCGGCGACGAGAACGCCGGCGGCCAGCCAGACGTGACACTGCTCGAAAGGGTGCTCAGTGGACTTCGCAAGCTCTAG
- a CDS encoding YceI family protein has translation MGLFNRTNSAASAAAAPVNPDLAALTGEYTLDPAHSTLGFVARHAMVTNVKGKFNDFGGTLHLDGSDPSRSTAALDITMDSIDTGSADRDGHLKSADFFKTEEFPKMTFRSTKAEALGGDDYRITGDLTILGTTKPITIDLEFNGAATDPFGNERVGFEGKAELLRSEWGLTWNAALETGGVLVSDKIKLNFDISAIKQA, from the coding sequence ATGGGCCTCTTCAACCGCACCAACTCCGCCGCCTCCGCCGCTGCCGCCCCGGTCAACCCCGACCTGGCCGCGCTGACCGGCGAGTACACCCTCGACCCGGCCCACTCCACGCTCGGCTTCGTCGCCCGGCACGCGATGGTCACCAACGTCAAGGGCAAGTTCAACGACTTCGGCGGCACCCTGCACCTGGACGGCAGCGACCCGTCCCGCTCCACCGCCGCCCTGGACATCACGATGGACAGCATCGACACCGGCTCGGCGGACCGCGACGGCCACCTCAAGAGCGCGGACTTCTTCAAGACGGAGGAGTTCCCCAAGATGACCTTCCGCTCCACCAAGGCGGAGGCCCTGGGCGGCGACGACTACCGCATCACCGGTGACCTCACCATCCTCGGCACCACCAAGCCGATCACCATCGACCTGGAGTTCAACGGCGCCGCCACCGACCCCTTCGGCAACGAGCGCGTCGGTTTCGAGGGCAAGGCCGAGCTCCTGCGCTCCGAGTGGGGCCTGACCTGGAACGCGGCCCTGGAGACGGGTGGCGTGCTGGTCTCCGACAAGATCAAGCTGAACTTCGACATCTCCGCGATCAAGCAGGCCTGA
- a CDS encoding proline dehydrogenase family protein: protein MLGPVILAASRSDRMRRLVSAAPVTKPVVDRFIPGETVGQVLPIVEELAGRGLELTMDVVGEDITTPAQAEAARDAYLELIDWLKPLGLGARAEMSVKLSMFGQALDGGHELALANVRPVVEAAAEIGTTVTLDAEDHTTLDSMFAIHEELRRDVPQTGCVIQAYLFRTEADARRLAASGSRVRLVKGAYKEPAEVAYQQKHEIDKAYVRILRTLMEGEGYPMIGSHDPRLISIGQEMARLAGRKLDEYEFQMLYGIRGDEQRRLADEGHRVRVYTAYGTDWYGYFMRRLAEKPANLRFFVRSMVTKG, encoded by the coding sequence GTGCTGGGTCCCGTGATTCTCGCCGCGTCGCGCAGCGACCGCATGCGCCGCCTGGTCTCGGCCGCGCCCGTGACCAAGCCGGTCGTCGACCGGTTCATCCCCGGCGAGACCGTCGGCCAGGTGCTCCCGATCGTCGAGGAGCTGGCCGGCCGCGGCCTGGAGCTGACGATGGACGTCGTCGGCGAGGACATCACCACCCCGGCGCAGGCCGAGGCGGCCCGCGACGCCTACCTGGAGCTGATCGACTGGCTGAAGCCGCTCGGCCTCGGCGCCCGCGCCGAGATGTCCGTGAAGCTGTCGATGTTCGGCCAGGCGCTCGACGGGGGGCACGAGCTGGCCCTGGCGAACGTGCGCCCGGTCGTCGAGGCCGCCGCCGAGATCGGCACCACGGTCACCCTGGACGCCGAGGACCACACCACCCTCGACTCGATGTTCGCCATCCACGAGGAGCTGCGCAGGGACGTCCCGCAGACGGGCTGCGTCATCCAGGCGTACCTCTTCCGCACCGAGGCCGACGCGCGCCGGCTCGCCGCGAGCGGCAGTCGCGTACGGTTGGTGAAGGGGGCCTACAAGGAGCCCGCCGAGGTCGCCTATCAGCAGAAGCACGAGATCGACAAGGCGTACGTACGCATCCTGCGCACCCTGATGGAGGGCGAGGGATACCCGATGATCGGGTCCCACGATCCCCGCCTGATCTCCATCGGCCAGGAGATGGCCCGGCTCGCCGGGCGCAAGCTCGACGAGTACGAGTTCCAGATGCTGTACGGCATCCGTGGCGACGAGCAGCGGCGGCTGGCCGACGAGGGCCACCGCGTGCGCGTCTACACCGCCTACGGCACCGACTGGTACGGCTACTTCATGCGCCGGCTGGCCGAGAAGCCCGCGAACCTGCGCTTCTTCGTCCGGTCGATGGTCACCAAGGGCTGA
- a CDS encoding GNAT family N-acetyltransferase, with product MTGLPPAPRPVRTAHTADLGPADLRAVRALLDTAFDGDFDDADWDHTLGGVHALVHDAGGLAAHGAVVMRRVRHDGRWLRVGYVEGVGVRPDARRAGLGGRVMGALEGVVARAYAFGALSASADGARLYAARGWRVWEGPLRALGPGGPVRLAEEEGSLHVWPVPDGRASGELLFDWRDGDVL from the coding sequence ATGACCGGCCTGCCGCCCGCGCCGCGCCCCGTGCGCACCGCGCACACCGCCGACCTCGGCCCCGCCGACCTGCGCGCCGTGCGCGCGTTGCTGGACACGGCCTTCGACGGCGACTTCGACGACGCGGACTGGGACCACACCCTGGGCGGCGTGCACGCCCTGGTCCACGACGCGGGCGGGCTCGCCGCGCACGGTGCCGTGGTGATGCGCCGGGTGCGCCACGACGGGCGGTGGCTGCGCGTCGGCTACGTGGAGGGCGTGGGAGTCCGCCCCGACGCGCGGCGCGCCGGCCTGGGCGGGCGGGTGATGGGCGCGCTCGAAGGGGTGGTCGCCCGCGCCTACGCCTTCGGCGCGCTGTCGGCGAGCGCGGACGGGGCCCGGCTCTACGCGGCCCGCGGCTGGCGGGTGTGGGAGGGGCCGCTCCGCGCCCTCGGGCCGGGCGGCCCGGTCCGGCTCGCCGAGGAGGAGGGGTCGCTCCACGTCTGGCCCGTACCGGACGGGCGCGCGAGCGGGGAACTGCTCTTCGACTGGCGGGACGGCGATGTGCTCTGA
- a CDS encoding 3-isopropylmalate dehydrogenase, whose amino-acid sequence MSASSRILNLAVIPGDGIGQEVVTEGLKVLSAALPRDVKLETTEYDFGARRYHATGETLTDADLDALKAHDAILLGAIGDPSVPSGVLERGFLLKLRFAFDHHVNLRPSKLLPGVATPLAGQPEIDFVVVREGTEGPYTGNGGTIRQGTEHEVATEVSVNTAFGVERVVRDAFARAQARPRKKLTLVHKNNVLTFAGHLWTNTFEKVAAEYPEVTTDYLHVDAATIFLVTQPERFDVIVTDNLFGDIITDLAAAVSGGIGVAASGNINPARTFPSMFEPVHGSAPDIAGQGKADPTATVLSVALLLRHLGHDAEATRIEEAVAADLGERVGRPARSTSEIGDALAVRVAG is encoded by the coding sequence ATGTCGGCAAGCTCTCGCATCCTCAATCTCGCAGTGATCCCCGGTGACGGCATCGGCCAGGAGGTCGTGACCGAGGGGCTCAAGGTCCTCTCCGCCGCCCTCCCGCGGGACGTGAAGCTGGAGACCACGGAGTACGACTTCGGCGCCCGGCGCTACCACGCCACCGGTGAGACCCTTACCGACGCCGACCTCGACGCCCTCAAGGCCCACGACGCCATCCTGCTCGGCGCCATCGGCGACCCCTCGGTCCCCTCCGGCGTGCTGGAGCGCGGCTTCCTGCTCAAGCTGCGCTTCGCCTTCGACCACCACGTCAACCTGCGCCCGAGCAAGCTCCTGCCCGGCGTGGCCACCCCGCTCGCCGGCCAGCCCGAGATCGACTTCGTCGTCGTCCGCGAGGGCACCGAGGGCCCGTACACGGGCAACGGCGGCACCATCCGCCAGGGCACCGAGCACGAGGTCGCCACCGAGGTCTCCGTGAACACGGCCTTCGGCGTCGAGCGCGTGGTCCGCGACGCCTTCGCCCGCGCCCAGGCACGTCCCCGCAAGAAGCTGACGCTGGTCCACAAGAACAACGTGCTGACCTTCGCCGGCCACCTGTGGACGAACACCTTCGAGAAGGTGGCCGCCGAGTACCCGGAGGTCACCACCGACTACCTGCACGTCGACGCCGCGACCATCTTCCTGGTCACCCAGCCCGAGCGCTTCGACGTCATCGTCACCGACAACCTCTTCGGCGACATCATCACCGACCTCGCCGCGGCCGTCTCCGGCGGCATCGGCGTCGCCGCGAGCGGGAACATCAACCCCGCCCGCACCTTCCCGTCCATGTTCGAGCCGGTCCACGGCTCGGCGCCGGACATCGCCGGCCAGGGCAAGGCCGACCCCACGGCCACGGTCCTGTCCGTCGCCCTCCTGCTGCGCCACCTCGGCCACGACGCCGAGGCGACCCGCATCGAGGAGGCCGTCGCCGCCGACCTCGGCGAGCGCGTCGGCCGCCCCGCCCGCAGCACGTCCGAGATCGGCGACGCGCTCGCCGTACGGGTAGCCGGCTGA
- a CDS encoding acyl-CoA carboxylase subunit beta, whose product MTVLDEAPGEPTDARGRVAELHDIRARAVAGPSEKATAAQHAKGKLTARERIELLLDPGSFQEVEQLRRHRASGFGLEAKRPYTDGVVTGWGTVEGRTVFVYAHDFRIFGGALGEAHATKIHKIMDMAIAAGAPLVSLNDGAGARIQEGVSALAGYGGIFQRNTRASGVIPQISVMLGPCAGGAAYSPALTDFVFMVRETSQMFITGPDVVKAVTGEEITQNGLGGADVHAETSGVCHFAYDDEETCLAEVRYLLSMLPQNNRENPPRTECADPADRRGDALLDLVPVDGNRPYDMTKVIEEIVDDGEYLEVHERWARNIICALARLDGQVVGIVANQPQALAGVLDIEASEKAARFVQMCDAFNIPIVTLLDVPGFLPGVDQEHGGIIRHGAKLLYAYCNATVPRISLILRKAYGGAYIVMDSQSIGADLTYAWPTNEIAVMGAEGAANVIFRRQIAGAEDPEAMRARMVKEYKAELMHPYYAAERGLVDDVIDPAETREVLVRSLAMLQTKHADLPSRKHGNPPQ is encoded by the coding sequence ATGACCGTTTTGGATGAGGCGCCGGGCGAGCCGACGGACGCGCGCGGGCGAGTGGCCGAGCTGCACGACATCCGTGCGCGGGCCGTGGCCGGGCCGAGCGAGAAGGCGACGGCGGCGCAGCACGCCAAGGGCAAGCTGACGGCACGCGAGCGGATCGAGCTGCTGCTCGACCCCGGCTCCTTCCAGGAGGTCGAACAGCTCCGCCGGCACCGGGCGAGCGGCTTCGGTCTGGAGGCGAAGCGGCCGTACACGGACGGTGTGGTCACCGGGTGGGGCACGGTCGAGGGCCGGACGGTCTTCGTGTACGCGCACGACTTCCGGATCTTCGGCGGTGCGCTGGGCGAGGCCCACGCGACCAAGATCCACAAGATCATGGACATGGCCATCGCGGCCGGTGCTCCCCTGGTCTCCCTGAACGACGGGGCCGGTGCGCGTATCCAGGAGGGTGTCTCCGCGCTCGCCGGGTACGGCGGCATCTTCCAGCGCAACACCAGGGCGTCGGGTGTCATCCCGCAGATCAGCGTGATGCTCGGCCCGTGCGCGGGCGGGGCGGCCTACAGTCCGGCGCTGACGGACTTCGTGTTCATGGTCCGCGAGACCTCGCAGATGTTCATCACCGGCCCGGACGTCGTCAAGGCCGTCACCGGCGAGGAGATCACCCAGAACGGCCTGGGCGGCGCCGACGTGCACGCCGAGACCAGCGGCGTGTGCCACTTCGCCTACGACGACGAGGAGACGTGCCTCGCCGAGGTGCGCTACCTGCTGTCGATGCTGCCGCAGAACAACCGGGAGAACCCGCCGCGCACCGAGTGCGCCGACCCGGCGGACCGCCGCGGCGACGCCCTCCTGGACCTGGTCCCGGTCGACGGCAACCGCCCGTACGACATGACCAAGGTCATCGAGGAGATCGTCGACGACGGCGAGTACCTGGAGGTCCACGAGCGCTGGGCGCGCAACATCATCTGCGCCCTGGCCCGCCTGGACGGACAGGTCGTCGGCATCGTCGCCAACCAGCCGCAGGCGCTGGCCGGGGTGCTGGACATCGAGGCGAGCGAGAAGGCGGCGCGCTTCGTCCAGATGTGCGACGCGTTCAACATCCCGATCGTCACGCTGCTGGACGTGCCCGGCTTCCTGCCCGGCGTCGACCAGGAGCACGGCGGCATCATCCGCCACGGCGCCAAGCTGCTCTACGCCTACTGCAACGCGACCGTCCCGCGGATCTCCCTCATCCTGCGCAAGGCGTACGGCGGCGCCTACATCGTCATGGACAGCCAGTCCATCGGCGCCGACCTCACCTACGCCTGGCCCACCAACGAGATCGCCGTGATGGGCGCCGAGGGCGCCGCCAACGTCATCTTCCGCCGCCAGATCGCGGGCGCCGAGGACCCCGAGGCCATGCGGGCCCGCATGGTCAAGGAGTACAAGGCGGAGCTGATGCACCCGTACTACGCGGCCGAGCGCGGCCTCGTCGACGACGTCATCGACCCCGCCGAGACCCGCGAGGTCCTGGTCAGGTCCCTGGCGATGCTCCAGACCAAGCACGCCGACCTGCCGTCCCGCAAGCACGGCAACCCGCCCCAGTAA
- a CDS encoding acyl-CoA carboxylase epsilon subunit has translation MSTADIRVEKGHAEPEEVAAITALLLARAAARPAEIAPAHGRVRAGWRRLEREPGFRAPHSWR, from the coding sequence ATGAGCACTGCCGACATCCGCGTCGAGAAGGGCCACGCCGAGCCCGAGGAGGTCGCCGCCATCACGGCCCTCCTGCTGGCCCGCGCCGCCGCCCGCCCCGCCGAGATCGCCCCCGCCCACGGGCGCGTCCGCGCCGGCTGGCGCCGCCTGGAGCGCGAGCCCGGCTTCCGCGCCCCGCACAGCTGGCGCTGA